The sequence below is a genomic window from Gymnogyps californianus isolate 813 chromosome 11, ASM1813914v2, whole genome shotgun sequence.
AGCTCACTGGTGTGGGGCTCCAGACGGGTTTCTCTGTCGGAACGAGCCGGATGGAAGAAAAGCGGATTGTAAATAATGAGGAATAAGTGAACTGCAGGCAGGAGCCTTCATGCGAAGCCTGACGATCTCAGATGCTCTGAGATCGATCTCTCAGGTAGTGGCTCCTGGGGAAAGGTCCAGAAGTGAATGAAGAGTACAAGAGAGACTTCAGCTGGTTGGGCTGGATGCCTGGGCTCTCCTTACAGCTCTGGCAAGCAGGAGCAGGAACCTCCCGATTCAGCCCCCGGGCACAGGCCTGACCCCCGTGGCCGCCAGCGCTTCCCTGGGGCCGAGCGACCGCTCTGTGCGGGAACCATCACATTTCTGCAGGGACAGCACTGGTTTGGCAACCCTCCTGGGAAGCAAATGGTGACACGGCTACTGGGCCACTATTTCCTCAAAATCGGAGAGCTGCCGCATCTGCTCCGCTTGCATGGAGTGTCTCCGGAGAAGCTTCCTTTTGGCTCTCAAGTCGCCCCGTCTGGGCGAGCTGGGAGCGATGGGTACCAGGGACTTCAAGCCAGCAGCAAGCGGAGAGGAGGTTTTGCTGTTGGAACCGATGTCGGGGATCGGGGGGTTGGGGTTCACGTTCAGGGGGGGCAGATATCCCGGCCTTGTGTGGGAGATGTGGTCCAGCAGCAGGGTCCCAGACCCTCGCCTCTCTAGCAGGCTGGGCGGTCGGCGCCGGACAGTCCCGGGCGATGTGCCGGCGATGCTGTCCAGAGACTCCCGCGAGCCGTCCAGCAAGGCCAGGTGGGACCCGCTGAGCTTCCTCCTCTCCGACGGCACCTTCCCCGCCTCGGCCGAGCCAGGGACGCCGGAGAGCTGGGGGTCGCAGTCGTAGTGCTCGGCACTCAGCCTCCGCCAGTGCAGCGCGTCCATCACCGCAGCCGAGCCGGCGGCAGCGGAGCCGACGCTCTCCGGCTCTTCAGGGACCGTGCTCCTTCGGGGCAGGCGCTGGTGGGTGGCCTGGCTCTTCTCGTAGGCTGCTTTCCTCGCCAGCGGCCCAGGGGCTGGCGTCGTCCTCAGAGCCTGCTCGTCTACCGGGGGGAAGAGAGCGGGGTccttgctcttgctgctgccgCTCCAGGCGAGGGGAGCCTTTTTGGAGAGCGAGAGGTCGCCGATGCCCGTGATCACCTCGTCGTCCGCGCAGACCCGCATGTCGTCGCGGTGCGCGGAGGCTGCCAGCACCGAGGGCGCGACCAGACCCCACGGCTCTGACCGCAGCCGCTTCAGCTGGGGCAGGCGGGCTCTCCTGCCCGCGCCAGTTCTccggcccggggaggggggatcatcggcagccctggcagagggGCTGTCCCTGAGGTGCGACGGGTGCGGACTGAAGATGCTGCTGTCCTTCTCAGTGGGGGAAGGTGCCGAGATGGGAGTTTTGAGGTGGGCGCTGGAGGGTGCTGTGCACGCCTCGGGGGGGGCCCTCTCCTTGAACTCCAGCGAGGGGGGAACGTTCAGGTACTGCTTGGTGGTCTTGGTGCCAGAGGCCGATTTGTCCATGGTGATAATGATCACCTCCTTCCCTTTGGCTTTGCAGGCGTtcaggaggtgctgcagcaCGTCCTTGTCGTCGGCGTTGATGGCGTGGACCAGAGCTGACGCTCCCGAGTGGTCCTCCAGGCTGGGGTCTGCCCCattctccagcagcagggacaccACGTCCCCACCGGCGCCACGGATGCAGGCGTGCATGAGGGCTGTTTTCCCAGACTTGTCCTGGATGTTGGGGTCAGCTCTGTTGTCCAGCAGGTACTTCACCATCTTGGCCTTGTTAATGCTCTGCTGGTCGACGTGCTTGGTGATGCAGGCCACCATCAGGGCAGTCTCCCCTTTCTCATTGCTCTCGTTGATGTAAGCCCccccttccagcagcagccGGGTCAGCCGGAGCCGGCCGAGCCACACTGCCTTCAGGAGGGAGTTCCCCCCCATCTCCAGCTCCGTCACCTCATCCATGGCACCGGCCACTGCTTACTGGTGGGTGAAGACAGTGTCGGCTGGCAGCTGTGGAAGGAACCGTGAAGGAGAGGTGAGGCTTGGTCCTCAGCCCTGGCTCTCACCTCTGCCCTGCCTTCCCGGGGGTGTCAAGCTCTTGGCACCGCTCCGCATCCCACTGCCCCTCTGACCACGTCCACCCCACCCTGTGGCACTCGGAGCCCCCCCGAGCCATCCCCCCTGCCCATGTGCAGCACCACAACCCCCTGCACACAGGGTCTCCTGCTGCCCGGGGCAGGGGCCCGGGGTGCAAGGCAGGTGAGCGGCAGCGGGAGGAAAGGCTTGCTCTCCTCAGGGATCTCCTGGGGAGAAAGAGCTGATCTT
It includes:
- the ANKRD34C gene encoding ankyrin repeat domain-containing protein 34C — protein: MDEVTELEMGGNSLLKAVWLGRLRLTRLLLEGGAYINESNEKGETALMVACITKHVDQQSINKAKMVKYLLDNRADPNIQDKSGKTALMHACIRGAGGDVVSLLLENGADPSLEDHSGASALVHAINADDKDVLQHLLNACKAKGKEVIIITMDKSASGTKTTKQYLNVPPSLEFKERAPPEACTAPSSAHLKTPISAPSPTEKDSSIFSPHPSHLRDSPSARAADDPPSPGRRTGAGRRARLPQLKRLRSEPWGLVAPSVLAASAHRDDMRVCADDEVITGIGDLSLSKKAPLAWSGSSKSKDPALFPPVDEQALRTTPAPGPLARKAAYEKSQATHQRLPRRSTVPEEPESVGSAAAGSAAVMDALHWRRLSAEHYDCDPQLSGVPGSAEAGKVPSERRKLSGSHLALLDGSRESLDSIAGTSPGTVRRRPPSLLERRGSGTLLLDHISHTRPGYLPPLNVNPNPPIPDIGSNSKTSSPLAAGLKSLVPIAPSSPRRGDLRAKRKLLRRHSMQAEQMRQLSDFEEIVAQ